One Lysobacter enzymogenes DNA segment encodes these proteins:
- a CDS encoding S8 family serine peptidase translates to MQWFEQRRRGSGARAADAALQIAALDRVGLPPSHRDGENVMVGIDLALRYDAVVEPVALARASAALQRRLDAAGLRAYAVPGSPALLAAVPLARLEWLAGLDAVAAIRLAPQASAATVSAGVAASGAELLRGFGEAERIPEAVRRRLDGAGLTVAVIDSFGRSRAASLREAGEWPAAADTVEIPANGRIFGHAESSHGNSVTEIVYDFAPGAKYRLYDVGDLDDEDAPFSLINWTRAIQDAANLDANNQRLGPPRAQVINTSLGEIGSAPGDGTGGAGEAQGLYQAIDAARANGVVTIVAAGNSAHSYWDGQATAGAAAPVAQDFDPDDGGAAAPVEVNVLRLSPLLRSDDDAELANCVPFYADPELGALHLFQLSLTWSDWPTRWSNAASDYRLQLVRWTDGRSDRRDGERIVAQPAGWTVVAQADAPQDGRPGALPTERLSYAASAADHTRRCDAVVANAPPGSVSGAGIFGVRIVRKTPSAGHFLRLFLSTVHELEHGVMARSLDSPADSPQVLTVGATSMIDFIDASYSSRGPVLGPGGVLPVAPSSAPKPDLTSYTMVATRGGYMDGTSAAAPHAAGLAALALQHHRQVAMIEARKAAQRPAATLGWHAALAETSLTGVMRPDATPSQRQALAQVQLDRRLALADATERTLKAVAGARGNRMSAEPVDNVHGYGLLRFDDRSPSCFFAQMYAADANARAWLVPQYLQYAPLPPGEAAYDELHATYLADCAGD, encoded by the coding sequence ACGGCGAGAACGTCATGGTCGGCATCGACTTGGCGTTGCGGTACGACGCCGTCGTCGAGCCGGTCGCGCTCGCCCGCGCGAGCGCGGCGCTGCAGCGGCGCCTCGACGCCGCAGGCTTGCGCGCATACGCCGTCCCGGGCTCGCCGGCGCTGCTGGCGGCGGTGCCGTTGGCGCGGCTGGAATGGCTGGCCGGCCTGGACGCGGTGGCCGCGATCCGGTTGGCGCCGCAGGCCAGCGCCGCCACCGTCAGCGCAGGCGTCGCGGCGAGCGGCGCCGAACTCCTGCGCGGGTTCGGCGAGGCCGAGCGCATTCCCGAAGCGGTGCGCCGCCGGCTCGACGGCGCCGGCCTGACCGTCGCGGTGATCGACAGTTTCGGCCGGTCGCGGGCGGCCTCGTTGCGCGAGGCCGGAGAATGGCCGGCGGCGGCGGATACGGTGGAAATTCCGGCCAACGGGCGCATCTTCGGCCATGCCGAGTCCTCGCACGGCAATTCGGTGACCGAGATCGTCTACGACTTCGCGCCGGGCGCGAAGTACCGCTTGTACGACGTCGGCGACCTGGACGACGAAGACGCGCCGTTCTCGTTGATCAACTGGACCCGCGCGATCCAGGACGCGGCCAATCTGGATGCGAACAACCAGCGCCTCGGGCCGCCGCGCGCGCAAGTGATCAACACCTCGTTGGGCGAGATCGGCAGCGCGCCCGGCGACGGCACCGGGGGCGCCGGCGAGGCGCAGGGCCTGTACCAGGCCATCGACGCGGCCCGCGCCAACGGCGTGGTGACGATCGTCGCGGCGGGCAATTCCGCTCATTCCTATTGGGACGGGCAGGCCACCGCGGGCGCGGCCGCTCCGGTGGCGCAGGACTTCGACCCGGACGACGGCGGCGCGGCGGCGCCGGTAGAGGTCAATGTGCTGCGCCTGAGTCCGCTGCTGCGCAGCGATGACGATGCGGAACTCGCCAACTGCGTTCCGTTCTATGCCGACCCGGAGCTCGGCGCCCTGCATCTATTCCAACTGAGCCTGACCTGGAGCGATTGGCCAACGCGCTGGAGCAACGCCGCCAGCGATTACCGTCTGCAGCTGGTGCGCTGGACCGATGGCAGGAGCGATCGACGCGACGGCGAGCGCATCGTCGCGCAGCCGGCGGGTTGGACGGTGGTGGCGCAAGCCGACGCCCCGCAGGACGGCAGGCCGGGCGCGCTGCCGACCGAACGCCTGTCCTACGCCGCGTCGGCGGCCGACCACACCCGGCGCTGCGACGCGGTGGTGGCGAATGCGCCCCCCGGGAGCGTTTCCGGCGCCGGCATCTTCGGCGTGCGGATCGTGCGCAAGACGCCGTCGGCCGGGCATTTCCTGCGCCTGTTCCTCAGTACGGTGCACGAACTGGAGCATGGGGTCATGGCGCGATCGCTGGACTCGCCGGCCGACTCGCCGCAAGTGTTGACGGTGGGAGCGACGTCGATGATCGATTTCATCGACGCCAGCTACAGCTCGCGCGGACCGGTGCTCGGTCCGGGCGGCGTCCTGCCCGTGGCGCCGTCGTCCGCGCCCAAACCCGACCTGACCAGCTACACCATGGTCGCCACGCGCGGCGGCTACATGGACGGCACCTCCGCCGCCGCGCCGCACGCGGCCGGACTGGCGGCGCTGGCGCTGCAGCATCACCGGCAAGTGGCCATGATCGAAGCGCGCAAGGCGGCGCAGCGGCCGGCGGCGACACTGGGTTGGCACGCGGCGCTGGCGGAAACCAGCCTGACCGGCGTCATGCGCCCGGACGCGACGCCGTCGCAACGCCAGGCCCTGGCTCAGGTGCAACTGGACCGGCGCCTGGCCCTGGCCGACGCGACCGAACGCACTCTCAAGGCGGTGGCCGGCGCGCGCGGAAACCGCATGAGCGCGGAGCCCGTCGACAACGTCCACGGCTATGGATTGCTGCGGTTCGACGACCGTTCGCCGTCGTGCTTCTTCGCCCAGATGTACGCCGCCGATGCGAACGCGCGCGCGTGGCTGGTGCCGCAGTACCTGCAATACGCGCCGCTGCCGCCGGGCGAAGCCGCCTACGACGAGTTGCACGCGACGTATCTGGCCGATTGCGCCGGCGATTGA